The window TTAACAGGCGATCATTCAAACCGGTGTTTTCTTCAAAGGTTGGTTAAACCCACGGCTGATAGAAAAATCTCCCCACCGTTCAAAAGGGGAGGCGCCTGGGGCAGGGGCCACTTTAAAAATAGGTAGAGCAGGGCAGGTGCTGGAGAATATCCAGTCTCTTTTTACTCTTTAGACAATGCAGTTATGTAAGGATCATCATGGTAGTTCTACTGGATATTGCAGAGCCGGGACAATCGGCCAAGCCTCATGAAGCTCGGCCTGAAGATATGCGTCGGGTGGTGGGCATTGATCTAGGCACGACCTACTCTCTGGTAGCTGCCATTGATCAAGATAATAAACCTGGTTGCATCCCTATGCCCGATGGCAAATTTTCCATCCCATCTGTGGTGCATTATCGTGAAGATCAGGCCCCTTTGGTGGGGCAGCAGGCCCGCGAAAAAGCCATTACCTCCCCGCACGCCACCATTATCTCCGCCAAGCGTTTTATGGGGCGTGGGTTGGAAGATGTGCAAGGGGAAGGTAAGCGTACTCCTTATCGCTTAGAATCTGGCGAAGGGGGGATGGTGCGGATTGATACCGGCCTGGGCAAGGTCTCCCCGGTTGAGGTCTCGGCAGAGGTCTTAAGGCATCTTAAAGGGCAGGCAGAAACCGCGTTGGGGGGCGATCTCTACGGTGCGGTTATTACCGTTCCAGCCTATTTTGATGATGCCCAGCGCCAAGCCACCAAAGATGCCGGTAAGCTGGCCGGCCTGGAAGTGATGCGGTTGGTTAATGAACCAACCGCAGCCGCGCTGGCTTATGGGCTAGAAGCGGGTAAAGAGGGGATGTATGCGGTCTATGACTTAGGCGGTGGGACCTTTGATGTCTCTATTCTTAAGCTGACCAAAGGGGTCTTTCAGGTCATGGCCACAGGGGGAGATTCAGCCCTGGGTGGCGATGATTTTGACCATGCCTTGGGTGAGCTGTTCTTGCAAGAGATGGGCATTGATGATCCGACATCGGAACAGCAGCAGCAGGTTATGCACTCTGCCCGTCTGGCTAAGGAATCATTAACCAATGCCTCACATGTTGAGGTTGTTATTGGGGACTATACCCGTACCTTAAGTAAAGATGAGTTTGAAGCCAGCATTGAAGCGCTGGTTAAACGCACCGGTCTGCCGTGTCGCCGAGCCCTTAAAGATGCTGGTATCAAGCCAGGTGAGTTGGAAGGGGTGGTGCTGGTGGGTGGCTCGACCCGTGTACCCAAAGTGCGTGCTTATGTTGAAAGCCTGTTTAAGCGGCAGCCATTGAGTGATTTGGATCCTGATAAGGTTGTGGCATTGGGTGCAGCGTTACAGGCAGACCTGCTGGCGGGTAACCGCCGTGGTGATGATCTGCTCTTGTTGGATGTCACCCCCTTATCCTTAGGGGTTGAGACGATGGGTGGGTTGATGGAAAAAATTATTCCCAGAAACAGCCCCACACCTACGGCAAGAGCCCAAGAATTTACCACCTTTAAGGACAACCAGACCGCCATGGTTATTCAGGTTCTTCAAGGTGAGCGTGAGATGGCGGAGCAAAACCGTTCTCTGGCCAAGTTTGAACTGCGGGGTATTCCTCCCATGGTGGCAGGTGCAGCCCGTATTCGCGTAACCTACCAGGTCGATGCTGATGGGCTACTGACGGTATCTGCTGAAGAGGAGACTACGGGAACCAAGCAGACCGTCGAGGTTAAACCGGCCTATGGTTTGTCCGATAATGAGATTGAAGGCATGCTGCGTGATGCGTTAAGCCATGGCGAGGCTGATATGGAAGCCCGCCGTCTGGGTGAGGCGCGGGTGGAGGTGGATCGTGTCTTTAATGCACTGGATGCCGCTCTGGAAAAAGATGGTGATCTGTTGAACGAAGCCGAGCTGGCGCAGATCAAAGAGGCTGTGCAAACCCTGGCAGGCATTGCTGAGGGAGCGGATGCCACAGCGATCAATAAAGGTATTGAGGCGTTGGATAAGGCCACCACCTTTTTTGCGCAACGTCGTATGGACCGTGGGGTGCGTGCGGTCATGGCTGGGCAAAGCCTGGAGACCTTTGAGTCAAGCTGAGTGGGTGAGGTATAAAACCCCTTGGAAAATGAATACTGCCGCCCAGTTGGGCGTTAAGATATGTAAGGAGAGGGCGATGCCCAAGGTTACTTTTTTACCCATCAACGAGACGCTGGATGTTGCGTCGGGGCAATCCTTGATGGATGTCGCACATGATAATCATATTCCCTTGGAGTGTGCCTGTGAGGGGTCCTTGGCCTGCTCCACATGTCATGTGATTGTGGATGAAGCGTGGTTTGATAAAATTGAAGAAGCAACGGATGATGAAGATGACATGCTGGATAAGGCTTTTGGTCTAACCCCTTATAGCCGGTTGGGGTGTCAAATTATCATGAGTGAAGATCTCGATGGGTTGGTTGTTACCATTCCAGAATATAACCGCAACATCAACGTGGACAAAAAAAAGTAGGAGGCGGAGATGAAGTGGACAGACGTCAATGATATTGCCATTGAGCTGGCCGATGGTAAGCCAGACATTGATCCGCTGACAGTGCGCTTTACGGATCTGCAGGAGTGGGTTATGGCGCTTCCAGGTTTTGATGATGAAAAAGATCACTGTAATGAAAAGATTCTGGAGACGATTCAGATGATGTGGATCGACGAGCGGGATTAAAACTTCAGGATAAGCGTGCTGACAGGGTAGAAAGAGTCCTCTTTTTCTGCCCTGTTTTCTTTTTATATACAGTCCTTTACATGGATTATGGCAGGTGTTAGGCAGAAAAAAGTACATTGTGTGAATTTTTTGCTTGGAAAGCGCTCTCGGTTTTGTTAAATTTCAGGGCCTCGGAAGCATGGTTGTTCAGCTTCTGAGCAAATGAGGGGTGTTAGCTCAGTTGGTAGAGCAAGTGACTTTTAATCACTGGGTCGCAGGTTCGACTCCTGCACACCTCACCATTTAAAGCCCGAGTCCATTGGACTCGGGCTTTTTTGTTGGGTTTTTCATGTAAAGAAATCATGATTTTACCGCTTATTGAGGCGATTCTGAAATCATACTGCTCGGAAAGTTTTCAGGGCTATTTTTCTCTCTTTCCCCTCAAATTCTCTAAAAGCTCTGTACTTCGCAGGGCCTCAAAAGCTGTGTACCATGTGTGTTTTCAATGGGATGTAAAAGTACAATGGCTGTGTACTTTTAATAAGGCCATGAAGGTAAACAGCTTTTGACTTTATGGATTCCCATAAGGTCTATCTCATTAAGGTGATACTGATAGCCTATTCAATGAACCAGACGGCAAACGGTGATCTCGGGTTTGGAATTACGTTTTTTTGATGGCATAGATGATTCAGCTACCGGCTTTAGGTTTTTTGTCTTCCGGTTGCGAATTCTATCTGAAGACTGGGATCTGTTTCCCATTCACTCACAATGGCGTTATAACGATTAACCACATCTGTGACGGCTATTTTCTGGTGATCAGATTTGAATCTGCCTAATTCGTAAAGATTAAGCGCGATGAACTGCTCCATCTCGAAGATATCGATTCGATCATGAAGAGATGCGTTCTCAGCAAGTCCTTCTGCCACCTGGACCCCTTTTTGAAGCGTTACCAGGATGGGGCGGAGTCCTTCATCCAGATTATCCTTACATCGGGCTATGACGGCTTCTCCGGGAGATGTGGTCACATGGATTGCAACATCCTCAATGAGAAAGTCGCCAGCTCGGCCCGATTGCTCGTCTGATGTCGAAAACCCGTTGTGGTCAAAACAGCCGATACCCAAGAAACAATCAAGCTTGGCTCCCACTAAGTGTTGCATGACGGCACCTGCGTAGTAGGTGCCATTAGCATCTTTCTGGCGTGCAATGGCTTGGCTAATGACGTCTCTCACCACGGATCTAAGGCTGCGTGATGAGTCGAGTTTTATTTTGAAAGGTTTACCGGCAAAAAACTCTCGTACTCGCTCGACCCAAAAGGCCTCAATAGTATCCAGATCAACTGGCGCGGCTTCTTGATGAAGCTGGTTAAGAAATGCAGTATAGTCGCGCATTTTATTCAAACTGCCGCGACTGGTCCGTCCCCCTTCTTTAGCAAGAACACGATCAATTCCATGACGCTTGAGGACAGCTTGAACTGCTCCTTTCCCCAAACCTAGCACTTGGCCGCCTCCATCTGTGATTAAACTGTTTGGATCAAGAGGAAGCCCCATTTTTTTGGCATGTTGTGTGATGACCAAGGCAACACTTAACGGACCTTTGTTTTGAAATTTCTTTGTCTTATAGAAAGTGGTGAGCGCTTTGTTTAATGACATTAGGCCGCTTCCAGTGAGGCGGACTTGACGTGATCAAGAATGGGCTCAAGCAGATTCTTAGCCAGATGACGTACCACGGGAACGGCTACGCCGTCTCCGGTAAGATGATAAGCATCATTATATCGTTCGGGAAGTATATAGGAGTCCGGCAATCCCATCAAACGGGCTGTTTCTCGGGGAGATAATAATCGGGAGCGGAAATTATTCCCATCTACGATGAGAACCGTCTGGCGACTGGAGCCACCCGTGGGGGTTCTGAGGCAACCTGCTATCTCATCAGAGCGCACTTCGGCGCGCTGTTGACGTTCGCCTTGTTCATTGCGCCGGGTCCGCTTGTAAACTGTGCGTACCATGGGTTGGCCTGCCGCTGCCATTTGAGCAACTTTATCGCGATGGGTGGGAGCCATAAGTTCCAATAGTCGTTTGGTCTCTTGCGGTGTATGCCACGAGACCCCTTTGGGCTCCAATTCAAGAATACTAGATAGAGTATGTGTAACCTTCGACGGTTTTGGTAGGCTCCACCAGACCCAAGACGACTTAAGAGATGTAGGTAGCGCCTCCACACTTTTTATCAAAGAGGAGGTATGCCAGATTGGGTCGGGTTCCTGTCGAGTGAAGAGCTGTAAAGTATCTGACTCATTGCGAATTGCTATGATAAATAGGCGAGGCCGCGACTGGGGGAGAAATTTAGAGGCGTCCATAACAAGAGCACCATATCGATAACCTACACGTGTTAATGCTTCGCCAATAGCCTGGAAGTCTTTACCGCCATGCGAGGTAATGGCTCCACAGACGTTTTCCAGGACAATTAGCGTTGGTGGG of the Magnetococcus sp. PR-3 genome contains:
- a CDS encoding DNA cytosine methyltransferase → MHKFYEFFAGGGMALAGLGPKWECLFANDIDAKKAASYAQNWGVEHLYVGDIKQLRSDRLPDQADLAWASFPCQDLSLAGNGGGLNAERSGTFWPFWSLINDLAQEQRPPTLIVLENVCGAITSHGGKDFQAIGEALTRVGYRYGALVMDASKFLPQSRPRLFIIAIRNESDTLQLFTRQEPDPIWHTSSLIKSVEALPTSLKSSWVWWSLPKPSKVTHTLSSILELEPKGVSWHTPQETKRLLELMAPTHRDKVAQMAAAGQPMVRTVYKRTRRNEQGERQQRAEVRSDEIAGCLRTPTGGSSRQTVLIVDGNNFRSRLLSPRETARLMGLPDSYILPERYNDAYHLTGDGVAVPVVRHLAKNLLEPILDHVKSASLEAA
- the iscX gene encoding Fe-S cluster assembly protein IscX; this translates as MKWTDVNDIAIELADGKPDIDPLTVRFTDLQEWVMALPGFDDEKDHCNEKILETIQMMWIDERD
- a CDS encoding DUF4928 family protein gives rise to the protein MSLNKALTTFYKTKKFQNKGPLSVALVITQHAKKMGLPLDPNSLITDGGGQVLGLGKGAVQAVLKRHGIDRVLAKEGGRTSRGSLNKMRDYTAFLNQLHQEAAPVDLDTIEAFWVERVREFFAGKPFKIKLDSSRSLRSVVRDVISQAIARQKDANGTYYAGAVMQHLVGAKLDCFLGIGCFDHNGFSTSDEQSGRAGDFLIEDVAIHVTTSPGEAVIARCKDNLDEGLRPILVTLQKGVQVAEGLAENASLHDRIDIFEMEQFIALNLYELGRFKSDHQKIAVTDVVNRYNAIVSEWETDPSLQIEFATGRQKT
- a CDS encoding 2Fe-2S iron-sulfur cluster-binding protein, translated to MPKVTFLPINETLDVASGQSLMDVAHDNHIPLECACEGSLACSTCHVIVDEAWFDKIEEATDDEDDMLDKAFGLTPYSRLGCQIIMSEDLDGLVVTIPEYNRNINVDKKK
- the hscA gene encoding Fe-S protein assembly chaperone HscA; amino-acid sequence: MVVLLDIAEPGQSAKPHEARPEDMRRVVGIDLGTTYSLVAAIDQDNKPGCIPMPDGKFSIPSVVHYREDQAPLVGQQAREKAITSPHATIISAKRFMGRGLEDVQGEGKRTPYRLESGEGGMVRIDTGLGKVSPVEVSAEVLRHLKGQAETALGGDLYGAVITVPAYFDDAQRQATKDAGKLAGLEVMRLVNEPTAAALAYGLEAGKEGMYAVYDLGGGTFDVSILKLTKGVFQVMATGGDSALGGDDFDHALGELFLQEMGIDDPTSEQQQQVMHSARLAKESLTNASHVEVVIGDYTRTLSKDEFEASIEALVKRTGLPCRRALKDAGIKPGELEGVVLVGGSTRVPKVRAYVESLFKRQPLSDLDPDKVVALGAALQADLLAGNRRGDDLLLLDVTPLSLGVETMGGLMEKIIPRNSPTPTARAQEFTTFKDNQTAMVIQVLQGEREMAEQNRSLAKFELRGIPPMVAGAARIRVTYQVDADGLLTVSAEEETTGTKQTVEVKPAYGLSDNEIEGMLRDALSHGEADMEARRLGEARVEVDRVFNALDAALEKDGDLLNEAELAQIKEAVQTLAGIAEGADATAINKGIEALDKATTFFAQRRMDRGVRAVMAGQSLETFESS